A portion of the Liberibacter crescens BT-1 genome contains these proteins:
- a CDS encoding primosomal protein N', with translation MDSSEFHIEKKTSYKVLVLLLLPIPDLYVYSVPPEVHVQVGSIVRVPLQSRSVIGIVWLGNVYSHISSEKMRSIEHVFDCLPISRKMCEFINWVSDYTLSMPGLIARMVLYTPAILKKQIKEKGLRYIGGQPQILTAARSRVIEKIKEKDIWLKNELIKTAGVSPSVIDGLQVQGIIEQVNIPVSPMVMPPDPNFCRPKLEDHQYEAVRNLVALCEGGFSVSLVEGVTGSGKTEVYLEAVAKILSLGKQVLILLPEITLTESCLERFQSRFGAKAAEWHSGLSSRVREDVWRQTMCGQIRVVIGARSALFLPFKELGLIIVDEEHDPAYKQEDRIFYNARDMSVVRGRLEGFPVILVSATPSIESQINRSFGRYHAVYLAQRYKGSVLPDVQLVDMRYESLKHGKFLSSKLLANIENTLKKGEQTLLFLNRRGYAPLTLCRVCGYRFQCPDCSSWLVEHRSSNDLRCHQCGYVEPKRETCPECESCNCMIACGPGVERISEEVESYFPQAHIVILSSDMEGGAKRFRSQLKAIAKGNVDIVIGTQLIAKGHNFPRMSLVGVVDGDLSLSNVDLRAAERTFQLLSQVVGRAGRFGLTSLGLIQVYDPEHPVMQALVSGDSKAFYECEIYERKKALLPPFTRLAAVIVSSRDRQEAEIYAQELRKNSPKASGILVFGPAEAPLALLRGLYRFRLLIHGTRQASLQAFIKAMLLHSPKKPKSVNVQFDIDPQSFL, from the coding sequence ATGGATTCTTCTGAATTTCATATAGAAAAAAAAACTTCTTATAAAGTTCTTGTTTTGCTTCTTTTACCTATTCCTGATTTGTATGTTTATTCTGTTCCTCCTGAAGTTCACGTGCAGGTTGGTTCTATTGTACGGGTTCCTCTACAATCAAGAAGTGTTATTGGCATAGTTTGGTTGGGTAACGTGTATTCTCATATTTCTTCAGAAAAAATGCGTTCTATTGAGCATGTTTTTGATTGTTTGCCTATTTCGCGTAAGATGTGTGAGTTTATCAATTGGGTCTCTGATTATACATTATCAATGCCTGGTCTAATAGCACGTATGGTACTATATACTCCTGCGATACTTAAAAAACAAATAAAAGAAAAAGGATTGCGCTATATTGGAGGTCAGCCACAGATTCTCACTGCAGCTCGCTCTCGTGTTATAGAAAAAATTAAAGAAAAAGATATTTGGTTAAAAAATGAATTAATAAAGACTGCTGGAGTTTCACCGAGTGTTATTGATGGTTTACAGGTTCAGGGAATTATTGAACAGGTCAATATTCCTGTTTCCCCTATGGTTATGCCACCAGATCCCAATTTTTGTAGACCCAAATTAGAAGATCATCAATATGAGGCTGTAAGAAATCTTGTTGCTTTGTGTGAAGGAGGCTTTTCTGTATCATTGGTCGAGGGAGTTACAGGATCTGGAAAGACTGAAGTTTATTTGGAAGCTGTTGCGAAGATTTTGAGTTTGGGTAAGCAGGTGCTGATTCTTTTGCCTGAAATTACCTTGACAGAATCTTGTTTAGAGCGCTTCCAGAGTCGTTTTGGAGCAAAAGCTGCTGAATGGCACTCTGGTCTTTCATCGCGTGTGCGTGAGGATGTTTGGAGACAGACGATGTGTGGTCAGATACGGGTAGTTATTGGCGCTCGTTCTGCATTATTTTTGCCTTTTAAAGAGTTAGGCCTTATTATTGTTGATGAAGAACATGATCCTGCTTATAAGCAAGAAGATAGAATTTTTTATAATGCCCGTGACATGTCTGTTGTGCGCGGACGACTTGAAGGTTTCCCTGTTATACTCGTTTCAGCAACGCCTTCTATAGAAAGTCAGATCAATCGATCCTTTGGCAGATATCATGCGGTTTATTTGGCTCAACGCTATAAGGGCTCTGTTTTACCTGATGTACAGCTTGTTGATATGCGATACGAGTCATTAAAGCATGGGAAATTCCTTTCTTCTAAATTATTAGCTAATATAGAAAATACCTTGAAGAAAGGAGAGCAAACCCTTCTTTTTCTAAATCGGCGTGGTTATGCTCCTTTAACTTTATGCCGGGTATGTGGTTATCGATTCCAATGTCCTGATTGTTCCTCTTGGCTTGTAGAACATCGTTCTTCGAATGACTTGCGCTGTCATCAGTGTGGGTATGTTGAGCCCAAGAGAGAAACCTGTCCTGAATGTGAATCGTGCAATTGTATGATTGCTTGTGGGCCTGGAGTTGAGAGGATTTCTGAGGAAGTTGAGAGCTATTTTCCTCAAGCACATATTGTTATACTGTCTTCCGATATGGAGGGGGGGGCGAAGAGGTTTCGTTCACAATTAAAAGCGATTGCTAAGGGAAATGTTGATATAGTTATTGGTACTCAGCTGATTGCAAAAGGACATAATTTCCCACGTATGTCTTTGGTAGGGGTTGTTGATGGCGATCTTAGTCTTTCTAATGTTGATTTGCGTGCTGCTGAACGTACTTTTCAGTTATTATCGCAAGTTGTTGGCCGTGCTGGACGTTTTGGTCTTACAAGTCTTGGCCTCATTCAAGTTTATGATCCAGAGCATCCAGTGATGCAGGCTCTTGTTTCAGGAGATTCGAAGGCTTTTTATGAGTGTGAAATTTATGAAAGAAAAAAAGCTCTTCTCCCTCCTTTTACCCGTCTCGCTGCTGTAATTGTTTCTTCTAGAGACCGTCAGGAAGCTGAAATATATGCGCAAGAATTGCGTAAGAATTCTCCTAAAGCATCAGGAATCCTTGTGTTCGGTCCAGCAGAAGCTCCATTGGCTTTGTTACGAGGATTATACCGATTTCGACTTTTGATTCATGGAACACGTCAAGCATCCTTGCAGGCTTTTATTAAAGCTATGCTTTTACATTCACCAAAAAAACCCAAATCAGTAAATGTTCAGTTTGATATAGATCCGCAAAGTTTTCTTTAA
- the atpH gene encoding ATP synthase F1 subunit delta, translating into MIDLYRLFPGLIGRYAHSLFSVASEEGLIDSVSNDVLYFAQIFSENADFKMFLESPVFSVKEKIDIVDAFVKKAGFCEISINFFKLLIKNNRLLCVKQVIEAFNMICSYYRGEIIADVKVADVLSIEEKNEFRVCLREIFGQEVLLNIIVDPSLIAGFIVKVRSRQIDVSLRAKFSNIGLILKEVG; encoded by the coding sequence GTGATAGATTTATATAGGCTTTTCCCTGGGTTGATTGGACGATATGCTCATTCACTTTTTAGTGTTGCCAGTGAAGAGGGTCTGATTGATTCTGTATCAAATGATGTATTGTATTTTGCGCAAATTTTTTCTGAAAATGCTGATTTTAAGATGTTTCTAGAAAGTCCTGTTTTCTCTGTTAAAGAGAAGATTGACATTGTTGATGCTTTTGTAAAAAAAGCTGGTTTTTGTGAGATTTCGATTAATTTTTTTAAGTTATTAATTAAGAACAATCGTTTGCTTTGTGTCAAACAGGTTATAGAAGCATTTAATATGATTTGTTCTTATTATCGTGGTGAGATTATAGCTGATGTTAAAGTTGCTGATGTTCTTTCTATAGAAGAAAAAAATGAATTTAGGGTTTGTCTTAGAGAAATCTTTGGTCAAGAAGTGCTGTTGAATATTATTGTAGACCCTTCGCTTATCGCTGGGTTTATTGTAAAAGTCAGATCAAGGCAGATTGATGTATCTCTTCGTGCAAAATTTTCTAATATTGGGCTTATAT
- a CDS encoding glycoside hydrolase family 25 protein: MNRSLYLMFISFMVGGCVPLNYDHVTTSSIPSRFYDSKPQYFGKKNPDLNPIHGIDVSKWDGNIKWEKTKKSGVSFVFIKATEGKDFLDNSFSKNWQNAHISGIPHAPYHFYHFCSSADEQADWFIRNVPRESVYLPPVIDVEWNPMSKTCPYRPDPQIIRQEMKRFMNRIQGYYKKRPIIYTSVDFYREVLSNHFHDYPFWVRSVAAHPDITYSNRKWLFWQYTSTGVVPGIDTKKTDINVFSGSLNKWYDWLSEMNINYYS; encoded by the coding sequence ATGAACCGAAGTCTATATCTTATGTTCATTTCTTTCATGGTAGGTGGATGTGTTCCATTAAATTATGACCATGTAACAACGTCCTCTATACCATCACGGTTTTATGACTCTAAACCACAATATTTTGGCAAAAAAAATCCTGACTTAAATCCTATTCATGGCATTGATGTTTCAAAATGGGACGGGAACATCAAATGGGAAAAGACTAAAAAGTCTGGAGTTTCCTTCGTTTTTATAAAAGCAACCGAAGGTAAAGACTTTTTAGATAACTCTTTTAGCAAAAACTGGCAAAATGCTCATATTTCTGGTATACCCCACGCACCATATCATTTCTATCATTTTTGTTCCAGTGCTGATGAACAAGCCGATTGGTTTATAAGGAATGTTCCTAGAGAATCAGTATATCTCCCTCCTGTAATTGATGTAGAGTGGAATCCTATGTCTAAGACGTGTCCCTATCGCCCTGATCCTCAAATAATACGACAAGAGATGAAAAGATTCATGAATAGGATACAGGGATATTACAAAAAACGTCCAATCATTTATACCTCAGTAGATTTCTACCGAGAAGTTTTATCTAACCACTTCCATGATTATCCTTTTTGGGTGAGATCAGTAGCAGCACACCCTGATATTACATATTCAAATCGCAAATGGCTTTTTTGGCAATATACTAGCACTGGGGTTGTACCTGGCATAGATACTAAAAAAACTGATATAAATGTTTTTTCAGGTTCTTTAAATAAGTGGTATGACTGGTTATCAGAAATGAATATAAATTACTATTCATAA